In Erigeron canadensis isolate Cc75 chromosome 1, C_canadensis_v1, whole genome shotgun sequence, a single window of DNA contains:
- the LOC122592908 gene encoding exocyst complex component EXO70B1-like has product MEKNSRKSKAEKVVDDQDESLLNLDQISADIDKFIDELSIINEKCNSPEIPNIVDTFVRILESKIKSYNSIKSGTRLVKEDENFIKMINRLARLNNVLSQFPSTTLSNDIQNVVQHAMILMEEEFRALLQDSNAPTEPVAKGAASKHNLDSSNHEDFPGYSNEKILLMSRIATVMISAGYQYECCQAYSTIRKDALIDQIKRFEFEKLNVEDVHKSKWVSLEPDITRWVKITNHCSKILIPAERKLGENVFTDQLPVFASLFLNLIRNITTLLLEFAIAVANVKPKGKRLFKFIDMYEAIRDLGTVVDESDFGDTKLEEWGVLKSEILSTGDNIGEAVVNMFSDLKNAIRNDTNKTTVQGGAVHPLTRYVMNYMKCGFDEYQTTLENVFQYHNKHENEPLSDVENSSLSKQFLCVIDLLEANLETKSTLYKDPPLRYIFLMNNFRYILQLVKGTNEMKQMIGDNWCRRKSSDVRNYHKSYQRETWTKLLHFLTQEGVQVNGKPNRKILKERFKSFNTMFDEIHKTQSSWVVSDEQLLSEIRVSITAVVSPAYRSFVGRYKPQFEGGKSIDKYIKYQPEDIESLIETLFEGTEKVESQMNGIQAVSTVKQTTGAFKNLLKTYKNVGLM; this is encoded by the exons ATGGAAAAAAACTCCCGAAAATCAAAAGCAGAAAAAGTTGTTGACGATCAAGACGAGTCTTTGTTAAATCTCGACCAAATCTCGGCTGACATTGACAAATTCATCGACGAACTATCCATCATAAACGAAAAATGCAACTCACCCGAAATCCCTAATATAGTTGACACCTTTGTTAGGATCCTTGAGTCTAAAATAAAAAGCTACAACTCAATAAAATCCGGTACAAGGCTCGTAAAGGAAGACGAAAATTTTATAAAGATGATAAATCGTTTGGCCAGGCTCAATAATGTTTTAAGCCAGTTCCCGAGTACGACGCTATCTAATGATATTCAAAATGTCGTACAACATGCGATGATATTAATGGAAGAGGAGTTTCGAGCCCTTCTACAAGATTCAAATGCCCCTACAGAACCGGTTGCAAAAGGGGCCGCATCTAAACATAATTTAGATTCGAGTAACCATGAAGATTTTCCTGGTTACTCGAACGAaaaaattcttttgatgagCAGAATAGCGACCGTGATGATCTCTGCAGGTTACCAATACGAATGTTGTCAGGCTTATAGTACAATACGAAAAGATGCATTGATTGATCAAATCAAgagatttgaatttgaaaaattgAATGTTGAAGATGTTCATAAATCAAAATGGGTGTCACTTGAACCAGATATAACCCGATGGGTCAAAATAACTAACCATTGTTCCAAAATCCTTATCCCAGCCGAAAGAAAACTTGGAGAAAATGTTTTCACAGATCAATTGCCGGTTTTTGCTAGTTTATTCCTCAACCTAATTCGCAACATTACAACATTACTTCTCGAATTTGCTATAGCAGTGGCAAATGTTAAACCAAAGGGAAAACGGTTGTTCAAGTTCATCGATATGTATGAGGCAATACGTGATCTTGGTACCGTGGTGGATGAGTCAGATTTTGGCGACACGAAGCTAGAAGAATGGGGTGTACTAAAATCCGAGATATTATCAACTGGGGACAACATTGGTGAGGCCGTGGTGAACATGTTTAGTGATTTAAAAAATGCAATCCGCAATGATACTAACAAAACTACTGTTCAAGGGGGCGCAGTACACCCCCTTACCCGTTACGTAATGAACTACATGAAATGTGGATTTGATGAGTACCAAACCACATTGGAAAATGTTTTCCAATACCATAATAAACACGAAAACGAACCTTTATCGGATGTAGAAAACTCATCATTATCAAAACAATTCTTATGTGTGATTGATTTGCTAGAAGCTAATCTAGAAACAAAATCGACACTCTACAAAGATCCACCATTGAGGTATATTTTCTTGATGAACAATTTTCGGTACATATTACAACTCGTGAAAGGGACAAACGAAATGAAACAAATGATCGGGGATAATTGGTGTCGACGAAAGTCATCGGATGTTAGAAACTACCACAAGAGTTACCAAAGGGAAACATGGACCAAACTATTGCATTTCCTCACACAAGAAGGTGTTCAAGTGAATGGAAAACCGAATAGAAAGATATTGAAAGAAAGGTTCAAGTCTTTTAACACaatgtttgatgaaatacacaagaCACAAAGTTCATGGGTGGTGAGCGACGAGCAGTTATTATCCGAGATTCGGGTTTCCATAACGGCTGTCGTGAGCCCGGCATATAGGTCATTTGTCGGGCGGTATAAACCGCAGTTTGAGGGTGGGAAAAGCATCGATAAGTACATAAAGTATCAACCAGAAGATATTGAATCGTTAATAGAGACATTATTTGAAG GCACGGAGAAGGTGGAGAGTCAAATGAATGGAATACAAGCTGTATCAACTGTGAAGCAAACTACAGGAGCCTTCAAAAATctattaaaaacttataaaaatgtgGGACTCATGTGA